ATAAGTtatatttcaatttcattttcatcttttcaattAGCATGGAAAGGATATGTATACGTTTTCTTCCTAGTCAttcaaaaaaattgataaaaggCCAGTGTTATTGTCAAAACAAATGATATACAATGAGAGCAACTTTGGTTGAGTGACAAAAGTAcccttaaaataaaaaactatttTAATCTTAAAAATTCACCATGACCGCCGAACTTTTGTATCCGAACTTCTGTTTTAAATGCTTTCTTTTTACTCTATCTTTTTGGCTCACTCCTTTGGGTTTTAACTTTTAACTAGAGTATTTCCTTTTTAGTCCATCTTTCTTTAGACATCTTCTAAACTCTCCGTGTTTTACTGctgtgacttttttttttctagccgATTCTCCACAATTCCCTAAATTTATATTTTCCGAATCCAAAGAGAAGAAATCACACCTCATTAAacaaccaaaaagaaaagaatataaCGAAAACATCCAAATTTGTAGCAATCTTGCAATTGAAATAATCTTCtcaaacaacaaataaaaatgggtaaaaaaaaaaaaagcctcctGTGGTaagcctaatacacagaaaagctcCCTATGCttttaaaatatacaacacgacacctcatactttgaactaaattgtaaaagtgacggaatccgttaaatttaatagaaatgacttattggaacctaaaaaaaattttatacctaatttttatcaaatatacctattctactCCTTAACCCTTAATTCTCTCTATTTATAGAATAAAACAAAGGATTTTTTTGAACTgttttttgcttaattatatcatggcattttggttatttcgtctatttcctttaaatttaacggattccgttacctttacaatttagttcaaagcatgagaggtcatgttgtatattttgaaaccatgaggagtttttctgtatattagatttatcatatggggcttttttgtttttttacccAATAAAAATAGGGTGCATAATTCATTCGTCTAGTACCATAATAGTTCAGCCCTGTCAATTTTTTGTAGGCCCAATTAGATCTCTCCCTAGATTAGACTGAACTAGAAGTAGAAGTagagtaaataaatgataaataataaaaaattaaaaatagggTAAAATACTCTAAAACCCCTTGTCGTTGCGTCTAAAGTCACAAAACCTCCTTATTATTTAGAAACACCAAAAAGACTCCCaatgatttggactaatttggaagtcaaatggaaaccatccaaattaacaaaaatatgtAAAATTCCTCTACTAATCTTGTTTTCAAACTATACGAAAAATCAGTTAAGGActcaattaaaattttaaaaactttcttGAATCAATTAAGAAgaaagtaaaattttaaaattttaatttgtttttctgATTTAcacttttttcttcttatttccttttcttttcgtcTTCCTTCATTCGATCCAGCCAACACCATGAAGGTCGCTACTTCCACCATCGTCATCCCGTCATCATTATCTTCATCGTTGTATAGTCACCATCTATATCAGCCATCTCCACCACCACCTCTCTAGGTCatcttcatcatttttgtcATCATTATCATGCATTTTTTGTGTTAAATTGATGCTATAAATTCGATCTATGACTCCTAAGGATGATTTTAGTATGAATTTTACTAAATTTAGTGGTGATTCGGTGGAAATAGAGGACTATATCTATTTTGATTATACGCCTGTTGAACTACCTTGTAGCCATTTTTAGCCAAGTTGGATGCCATAATTCAAATCTACATGAAAAATAGAATTTGAATTgaagattttgtgaagttttgATCTAAAGTGATGGGATGGCGGCAGCAGGAGGAGGCTGACAGCGACGGTAAGTGGCTGACGGCGGCTGCATCTCCATTGTTGTAGGAATTAGATTGGGAGGAGAAGTGAAAATTAAgactaaaaagagaaaagaagaaacagGAAAAATGACGTTCTGGTTCGTGAgtaggagaaaggaaaaaaaaaaaagacaaaagaaaaaaaagggaaaaggaaaagagagaaggaagagaaagaaaagagaaggaaagTTAAAAAGGGAGGGAAGGGGTGGGGGAGAAAATGCATGTTTCTGACTTCCTATTTCGATAGACAATCATATTCATGTATTAAGCGAGTGTGGTTAATTTGAGTATTTTTCGTCTAAATCTCAATTTAATCCAAAGCATAGGAAGGTTCGAGTTCGATGGGTGTTTTCGAATATTAAGGAGATTTCTTGGCCTTTATATAAACACGAGGGGATTTAGTATTCACCACGAAAACAAGATCTTAAATAGGACCCCAATTTGAAAACTGAGGACTTGTACCACTGCTACCTGCATTCATCACCATTAATCCCAATTCATCCGCCTTGGGCtagatttcctttttctttcatcAATCCATAATCATCAGTTCCATCTTTCACAAAAGAATCCCCTTTTTCTCGGCCACTATCCTATTACTCTCggccaaaaaattaaaaataaaaccgACGGGAAACAGAGGAGGAGCCGCTGCCACCGCTGGGTCGTCGGAGTTTGCCCGTACCACCACGGTTATCAAGTCTTCATTTAAAACGCCCTGTGAGCTATTCTTTCCTTTCCaactttaattttaatttgatatTTCTGGAACCATCTTATGCTagtttcttcttgattttttttttatctggaGTTATTTGCAATTTGCATGGCTGATTATACACTTTGGCTTGTGTTGGACTGAAATCGTATTTTGATTACAATTTTTGGGTCTTTCCCTCGGGGAAAGTGTAAGAGATCTTTAGAATTTTCGTATGCCCATCTACTGTTTGAAGAAATGCCTAAACGAGTACTTGAAGTAAAGGGACAAATCTCTTGTATCTGTGCGCGTGGGGAGCAGCTCCGATCAGTCCAACGGGACTGATCGGAGCCCGTGAGTTCGCCAGAAAGCCATCAAAGACCCAGAgattttttgtttggattttcttttacattttccttttgttctatttttggTTGTTCAATGGAATTTGGTGTGCGTATTGTGTGTTCGTGCGTGGGAGAGAGAGGGCGAAGCTCCGGCGAGTCCAATGCTCGCCGGAGATGATGATTTCTAGGTTACGCAGCAGCAGGGACAAATTGTCTCAATGGAGAAGATGACACGCTTGTGATTTCACCCCAAATTTTACAATCTTTCGGATTTACCACCGAACTTGTTTTAGGTAGTTTTAATTAGGTCCTAAGACTAGGGGTTAGtcaacttttgtttcattagTCTCTCTATTTGTCTATTCACATTTGTAATTagtttattttctctttttagaaGTGATGTAACCTATATGGGACTTAGGAGCAATTGAAtcttgtaattttctttttcttttttcttttctatttttccttaaTTACTTTTTATTTCATCGCATGTGATTGGGTGGGCGGAGAGTGCGTTGTTTCATGGCTTTTCCAACGGAAGCTTTGAtattaggttgtgtttggattgcatttttcatgatttttcatggaaaaattactgtagcgatttgatgtatgtgagggaaaaagataatagggaaatgtgttcacggaaaacaAGGTCATTTTTCGGTGgaaaacagcaatccaaacaagacaGCGCATTTCCTTTTGTTTAACTCTCTATGTATTATGCATATTTTTTTACTTGTTCGGGTATTTTGTGTTAACTGGGTACATGTTATGTGCTTAACAATAGATTGACTCATTTTTGTCTTAAAATTGAAAGAATAAAATTAAATTCGCAATCAGTTTTGTTAGGTGTTTTTGGGTGGgagttggggggggggggtgttgctTGAGAATAAAACTTTAACCTTCTTATTTCTTTGATTTCAAAAGATCCGGAGTTGCTAATTAAAGGGTATGAATTTATGTTTTAAAGATCAAAAGTTACTTTTCAGTGATTTGGTATATCTAAACCCAATATGGAGTgacaattcaaaatttttcaaaaacccttctTCTAGACTTTAGCAGGCCTAAGTATGTGGTTTTGTTGAGTTCTATTGtgggttttttttatttttcttaaatttattttgaaaaaactcaaaaaatttttaaccaAAATTCTTAAGTTTTTATCTTTTTAGTTTAAGACAatgggagggggggggggagctTCAATCATTAGAACCATGTGATGGCTTTTGTTCTTGTACCATTTAGGTTCTATAGCTTTTGCTTGTTTCCTTGTACCATTTAGGTTCTAGCTTGTGCTTGTTTCCATGTTATTTCACTTATTCTTCCTATCGGTCCTTTTTCTTAAAGCCTCCAAATTGCTCTCTGATAAGTAAAGACAATTGCTCTCTGATAAGTAAAGACAAGTGTATGTGCCCAGCAAAAAGATAATAATTCCCTCATTATAAGGATATTGTCAGATaatcttttctcatttttttctttcttctttttcaccttttctttattatctTTACATCTTTTTTCCTCATCTTTTAATCCTAATTCTACGTATCAACTTCAacaattatttgttaaaaaaattccttttatgGTCAAATAACTTTCTTACTAAAATATTTGGTAATCATTATTTATCACAAGATAATAAATAGCATGTGTTAAAAATTTCAAGTATTTTCTATTGAAATTAATTTATTCTTATGCatcaatttttattaataattggATATATTATATGGCAAAATAAAAGTATGTATATTTGAACCTCAAAAGAAATTATtaataagaataaagaagaaatgaagaagaaaaaagaaagatgaaTATAAAATCATTTATGCCCTATGTATAATATctaattttgatgattaatgATAAATTGTTAGTAAAAGTATCAAGTGCTTGAATTATATTTAATAAATGTACATTAGTATTTGATTTCTCACTATGGTTTAGGATAGCTAAATATTTTAtaagaaaataacaataaatgTTTAATCACAAAGAGAAATTGACTGGCACATTTTTTCATCGAGACTTATATATTGTAACATAAATAAAGGAAgacttaaataaataaagaaagaagaagaaaaagtgcataaaaaAGGGTCAGGAGACAATTTTCCTATATATGGGCATAATTATCTTTTCCTActcatatgtatatatatttgacTTTTGGTCATTCTAGATCAATTTGTACATTTCGTGATTGCAGGGGATAATTTGCTACTCATCCCTAATTACAATTACAAGGGGCAATACGTGATCAAACCTTGGTGATATTTTTTTCGTGGGTAATGGGTGATTTAAAAAGGACATGAAAAATCTGTACGCGGAAATACATATGTATGATAGCCTTTCTTTCAGTTATTCTCTAGTTGTACTCTTCCTGATAAAAGTAGAGctgctaatcgagccgagctcgacttGAGCTCGTTAGGCAAATAAGTTTTAAAATgtgttcgaactcgactcgtcAAATATACATGTGGCTCaagctcgactcgtttatcacaaacgagtcgagcttgTGCAAATTAATCTcaataaaaatttataattttcaatttttatacttttgacttttaaaatgacaaatatgccCTTTATTAACGAGCTCTAATGAGCTACTCGAAtatcaaacgagccgagcttGAGCCTTCTCGAGCCGAGCTCTAATGAGCTTTCGAGTTACTCGTGAAGTTTAACAACTCTaggtaaaagtaaatgaagatTGCTCCTCTTGATCATGTACATCAGGTGACATATGGGGCCTTGAAAAGCATCGACTTTTTCCTCGTAAGAGCATTTCTTGTGGGGGCCTGATTGGAGGTACTAttgagccgagtcgagctcgagattAATCATAATCAGTGCTACTCGAGTTCGAACGAGTAAAAAAATTtggactcgagcttgactcgataaaataaaattaaactcgagctcgattcgTTTGAACTCGAGTAAGTTTGACTAAATATCAAGCCCGATCtactcaaactcgagctcgagttttggaataaatctataattttttttttcaaaatatataatataaaaactCGATTAAGCTCGGTAGAATATCTGTAGAATAAAGAGTATTGGTAGAataaaatgtttctttttttcattaaaataaacatttgaaattaaaaattttacatTACTTATTTTTaggtgggaaaaaaaaaacttccagcaattttttgtttgttttgtttcatCACCCTAAATCGAATCCTTGGCTTAAATTATATTTAAGATGGCTACTGCAAGTTCAAATCAGCCGATTCAGCCGATTTGCTTTTACATTTTGATCACTAGAAGTGCCAAACTAAGAGCTCTGAGCTCGACCACGTCCAGCACTAAGAGAATTGCCTTGGCTAGACTAAGATTCAAAGGCTTACAGTCCAGCAAGTAAGATTCAAAGCCTCGGAGCCCAGCAAGGATGAGGCGAGAACAAAACAAGCTGCCTAGCATTGTTGAGACTTCTTGCAGCTGGGATTGGTGATCACGATCTTTTTGCAATATTTAAATGAtgagaaaaatcattttttctaacctttttggGATCAACCTGGATTTTTTCTTTGTGTTAGTCATATTTGTAGTGTGTGATGTTCGGAATTTGTGATCTGAGgggattactttttttttttttttttcaaaaccggTAACAGCTTTCATTAATACTCAAACTACATAGGGTGAGCAATGTCTCGTACATCTTTCTTGGCTAGGTTTACTAACCAAATTGGGAAAAACTCTTCCCACTCAATATCACTTGTCACATGCATGGCAAATTTTGCCAAATAATGACACACACAGTTTCCTTCCCTTTTGACAAAGGAAAAGTAACAGTTCTCAAACTGGTCCTTCAACCTAAGAATATCTTCTACAATTGCTCCCACCTTCGGATCCTGTCTGCAGCCTATTCTGATGCTCTCCACCACTCCTTTGCAATCAGATTGGACCCTAACCTTCCTTCGCCCTATCCTTCCAGCTTTGACAAGTGCTATTAGAATGGCATTTGCTTCCTCCACCACAGCTTCAGTATACCTTTCGCCCCTCCCAGCCCAAGCTTTCAGCATTCCTCCATTCTCTTGCCTTGCAACCACTCCCCACCCTACTACCCCTTTTACTGTGCTCAGCGCTGCATCCACATTCAACTTAACAAAACCTTCTACTGGAGGCAGCCACTCTGTTGGAGCTTTCTGCTTAATCTTTTCCTCCCATACCTTCCTCTCATCTTTGTGCCGGGCTACCTCATATTCATTCCATTCCTGCACTGCCTTCATTCCTACTATTCCTGGACACCCAACCTCTCTCTCAAACTGAACTCTATTTCTAGACTTCCAAATTTGCCAAAGTAAATTCACTGTGAGGCAAATGTGTTCCTTCCCCGCATCCCTTGCCTTTGCCTCCATTAAACTATTCCACCATAACCAAACACTTTTCCTGAACTCCAGTAAACCATCCCACTGAATTGGTGAAGCTTTCCATATCAACTCTGCGTGTTTACAATAGAAAAACATATGTTCCACAGTTTCAGGTTGTTCCCCACAGCAAGCACACAACTCAGATCCTCTTCCAACCCTTCTTTTGATCACCTCATTAACTGGCAAAATATTTTGCAGTCGTTTCCATATAAAATGCTTAAGTTTATGTTTCATATTAAGATCCCATAGGAATTTCCACACCTCAGTTCCTTGCTCATTTCTACTACTCTTCTCCTGTTGCACTCCTACTTCTGTCCTTACTTGTTGCAACTCCTTAGCCACCATATATCCTATCCTGACAGTCCCCATTCTTACTGTGCGGCCAGATAAGTCTATCCTTCCATCCCTATAAGCTCAATGATGTAGCCAGGATCCTTTTACAATCTACCTCATTGAAAATTCCTTTCACTAGTGCTCGATTCCATTCCCCATTTTGTATTAACTCCTTCACCATCTGAGTTTGACACCCTGGGGGCCTTGTAGTTGTTATCTTACCATGACCCCCATCTGAAAGCCATGCATCCCTCCATATATTAACAGTACCTCCATCCCCTATTCGTTTCCTAGCCCCTCTTTCCAGCACCTCCCTCACACTAACCACACTCCTCCACATCCATGAGTCAGAATTTCTAGGCTTCATCCTCCATATCGACTCTCCCTTAAAATACCTCCCTCTCAGTACCTTAC
The genomic region above belongs to Coffea arabica cultivar ET-39 chromosome 7c, Coffea Arabica ET-39 HiFi, whole genome shotgun sequence and contains:
- the LOC113699859 gene encoding uncharacterized protein, producing the protein MGTVRIGYMVAKELQQVRTEVGVQQEKSSRNEQGTEVWKFLWDLNMKHKLKHFIWKRLQNILPVNEVIKRRVGRGSELCACCGEQPETVEHMFFYCKHAELIWKASPIQWDGLLEFRKSVWLWWNSLMEAKARDAGKEHICLTVNLLWQIWKSRNRVQFEREVGCPGIVGMKAVQEWNEYEVARHKDERKVWEEKIKQKAPTEWLPPVEGFVKLNVDAALSTVKGVVGWGVVARQENGGMLKAWAGRGERYTEAVVEEANAILIALVKAGRIGRRKVRVQSDCKGVVESIRIGCRQDPKVGAIVEDILRLKDQFENCYFSFVKREGNCVCHYLAKFAMHVTSDIEWEEFFPIWLVNLAKKDVRDIAHPM